From a single Puniceibacterium sp. IMCC21224 genomic region:
- a CDS encoding type IV secretion system protein VirB3, translating into MAERSPLFLGLVRPPKLLGLPIMYAMVWLFGSVLLFVWVQHIAVLGFAALLYPVLWKAADWDPRFIDVMMTALQETPPTRNRSIHGGDSYAP; encoded by the coding sequence GTGGCTGAGCGCTCGCCTCTCTTTCTCGGCCTCGTGCGCCCGCCCAAGCTTCTGGGCCTGCCCATCATGTATGCGATGGTCTGGCTCTTCGGTTCGGTGCTCTTGTTCGTCTGGGTCCAGCACATCGCGGTGCTGGGTTTCGCCGCCCTGCTCTATCCGGTGCTGTGGAAGGCCGCGGATTGGGACCCACGTTTCATCGACGTGATGATGACGGCCCTGCAGGAGACACCGCCCACGCGAAACCGCAGCATCCATGGCGGGGACAGCTATGCCCCGTGA
- a CDS encoding isoprenylcysteine carboxylmethyltransferase family protein, protein MGDLKTVVLVLGCAANLLLVAGILWSMFQPERRVWPPIHSTGAHKIVVWGLTCVGFGSAIVLALLEWGELDFPWIIRWGLGLCLIVLGNAVVWSGVMQLGMAATSGDEGVLRTRGLYRFSRNPQYVADMAILIGIGLLSASILAWPVIITGVTALALAPFAEERWLIDRYGDAYRAYLRTTRRFL, encoded by the coding sequence ATGGGTGACCTCAAAACCGTGGTTCTCGTGCTGGGTTGTGCGGCCAATCTGTTGCTGGTCGCGGGTATACTCTGGTCCATGTTCCAACCGGAGCGACGTGTCTGGCCGCCGATTCACTCTACAGGAGCCCACAAGATTGTCGTCTGGGGACTTACGTGCGTCGGCTTCGGATCTGCCATCGTTTTGGCTCTGCTAGAATGGGGTGAGCTCGACTTCCCATGGATCATACGTTGGGGTCTAGGGCTTTGTCTGATCGTTCTGGGCAATGCCGTTGTCTGGTCCGGTGTGATGCAACTTGGGATGGCGGCGACGAGTGGTGATGAAGGCGTTCTGCGGACCCGTGGCCTTTACCGGTTCTCCCGCAATCCTCAGTATGTGGCTGACATGGCGATCCTCATCGGGATCGGACTGCTCTCCGCCTCGATCCTCGCGTGGCCAGTGATTATCACCGGCGTTACTGCATTGGCACTCGCGCCCTTCGCTGAAGAGCGCTGGTTGATTGATCGCTACGGGGACGCTTACCGAGCCTACCTCCGCACAACCCGCAGGTTTCTCTGA
- a CDS encoding L,D-transpeptidase codes for MLTRRHFVMTTAALFSAPVASPVLANTWPTEAQKVAWDAQVTPPGFDPATSNPWGLHPRFLPTRVAAKDGLTPGDIHVDAVARYLYHIEEGGTAMRYGVAIARGDLYEPGTYTIKRKVRWPHWQPTQNMIDRDPELYADIADGMEPGPKNALGSRALYLFLGDRDTYLRIHGTPQPRSIGGRASSGCVRMVMAHINELYPNVDIGSTAFLYSAEDSVTAGS; via the coding sequence ATGCTGACTAGACGACATTTCGTGATGACCACCGCCGCCCTCTTTTCTGCCCCGGTTGCCAGCCCGGTGCTGGCAAATACCTGGCCGACCGAAGCGCAGAAGGTTGCCTGGGACGCACAGGTGACGCCGCCCGGCTTTGACCCGGCAACCTCGAACCCCTGGGGCTTACATCCGCGGTTTCTCCCGACCCGGGTGGCCGCGAAAGACGGGCTGACACCGGGCGACATTCATGTCGATGCGGTTGCGCGCTACCTTTATCACATCGAGGAGGGCGGGACTGCCATGCGCTATGGCGTCGCCATTGCTCGTGGTGATCTGTACGAACCAGGTACATACACGATCAAGCGCAAAGTCAGATGGCCGCATTGGCAGCCGACGCAGAACATGATCGACCGCGACCCAGAACTCTACGCTGATATCGCCGACGGTATGGAGCCCGGACCTAAGAATGCGCTTGGGTCGCGAGCTCTCTATCTCTTTCTGGGCGACCGGGATACTTATCTCCGCATTCACGGTACGCCACAGCCGAGAAGCATTGGCGGTCGTGCGAGTTCCGGCTGCGTCAGAATGGTCATGGCGCACATAAACGAGCTTTATCCCAACGTCGATATTGGTTCGACGGCTTTCCTCTACTCGGCCGAGGACAGTGTCACTGCGGGAAGCTGA
- a CDS encoding TrbC/VirB2 family protein, translating to MSNLFVVSLALSLLIAEPALAQSIDLSPIQSLLQGIVDALTGPLGVVIATLAVLGVFLSWFFNIIDLRQALWVLVGIAGVAAAPTIVAAVFAGG from the coding sequence ATTTCAAACCTCTTTGTCGTCTCGCTGGCACTATCCCTGCTCATTGCCGAGCCCGCACTTGCACAGAGCATCGATCTCTCCCCGATCCAAAGCCTGTTGCAGGGCATTGTCGATGCGCTGACCGGACCCCTTGGTGTGGTCATCGCCACACTCGCGGTCCTCGGCGTTTTCTTGAGCTGGTTCTTCAACATCATCGATCTGCGCCAAGCGCTTTGGGTGCTTGTCGGCATCGCCGGTGTCGCGGCTGCCCCGACGATCGTTGCTGCGGTCTTTGCCGGTGGCTGA
- a CDS encoding transglutaminase family protein, with protein sequence MTPVDPLLSSTPLLDFRHPSLAALIADRGWGTLPLHDRIGAIYDFVRNEIDFGYNRADDIPASEVLDDRYGQCNTKGTLLMALLRAVGVRCRLHGFTIHKALQRGVVPELIYPIAPAEILHSWIEVETEAGWVDLEGFILDTPFLLALQRSFPETRSLCGYGAGTDCLSAPPVGWTGESTYIQKTGIARDFGTFDNPDMFYEHHRQAFGPLRDCIYRHLIRHWMNARVRAIRAGRLPSVLGLSRPNHGHEEASRAA encoded by the coding sequence ATGACCCCTGTTGACCCGCTGCTTTCGTCGACGCCACTCTTGGATTTCAGGCATCCTTCACTTGCCGCTCTGATCGCCGACCGGGGGTGGGGAACCTTGCCGTTGCATGATCGAATTGGTGCAATCTACGACTTCGTGCGAAACGAGATCGACTTTGGCTATAACCGCGCCGACGACATTCCTGCCTCTGAAGTACTCGACGACAGGTATGGACAATGCAACACGAAGGGAACGCTGCTGATGGCGCTTCTACGCGCTGTCGGCGTAAGATGCCGCTTGCACGGCTTCACAATCCACAAAGCGTTGCAACGGGGCGTCGTGCCTGAACTGATCTATCCGATCGCACCCGCAGAAATCCTCCACTCATGGATCGAGGTCGAGACCGAGGCAGGATGGGTCGATCTTGAGGGCTTCATCCTCGACACACCCTTCCTGTTGGCCCTGCAGCGGTCGTTTCCCGAGACACGGTCCCTATGCGGCTACGGTGCCGGGACCGACTGCTTGAGCGCACCGCCAGTCGGATGGACGGGGGAGAGTACATATATCCAGAAGACCGGCATCGCCCGCGATTTTGGAACATTCGATAATCCTGACATGTTTTATGAGCACCATCGTCAGGCGTTTGGCCCCCTGCGCGACTGCATCTATCGGCACCTCATTCGCCATTGGATGAATGCCCGCGTCAGGGCGATCCGCGCTGGTCGTTTGCCAAGCGTTCTAGGGCTGAGCCGGCCAAACCACGGCCATGAGGAGGCTTCTCGTGCCGCATGA
- a CDS encoding cation diffusion facilitator family transporter, with product MPHDHAHMEPKEGDRRVAIAIWANGLLTVAQIVGGILSGSLALIADAIHNFSDMASLVIAFGARKIARRPADAKMTFGYGRVEIVAALINYTSLIIIGLYLVYEGAMRFVDPPEVAGWTVVILGSVALFIDTLTAWLTYSMQKGSVNIRALFLHNLSDALASVAVIVGGVLILLYDVRWVDPAITIGIAAYILWLAFSEIGGPIRTLMLGSPPDIDTDKVIAAVEDVDGVEEVHNAHFWQMQEHRAALDTHVVIAEDRWDDLENIKTAIKTRLDEEFGIDHSTLEFERSATKHRDADRYGHG from the coding sequence GTGCCGCATGATCATGCCCATATGGAGCCTAAAGAAGGCGACCGGCGGGTTGCCATTGCCATCTGGGCAAACGGCCTCCTGACGGTCGCGCAGATTGTCGGCGGGATACTATCCGGCAGCCTCGCGCTGATCGCGGATGCCATCCACAACTTCTCCGACATGGCGTCGCTCGTCATCGCATTCGGCGCGCGCAAGATCGCGCGCCGCCCGGCCGATGCGAAAATGACCTTCGGATATGGCAGGGTCGAGATCGTCGCCGCGCTTATCAATTATACCTCGCTGATCATCATCGGCCTTTATCTGGTCTATGAGGGCGCGATGCGGTTTGTTGATCCGCCCGAAGTCGCGGGTTGGACCGTGGTTATCCTGGGCAGTGTGGCGCTGTTCATCGATACCCTCACCGCGTGGCTGACCTATTCGATGCAGAAAGGCAGCGTGAACATCCGGGCGCTGTTCCTCCACAACCTCAGCGATGCGCTGGCGTCTGTGGCCGTGATCGTCGGTGGCGTTCTAATCCTTCTCTACGATGTCCGCTGGGTTGATCCGGCGATCACCATCGGGATTGCCGCCTATATCCTCTGGCTCGCCTTCAGCGAGATCGGTGGCCCGATCCGCACCCTGATGTTGGGAAGCCCGCCCGATATCGACACGGACAAGGTTATCGCGGCCGTGGAGGACGTGGACGGAGTCGAGGAAGTTCATAACGCACATTTCTGGCAGATGCAGGAGCATCGTGCGGCGCTCGATACCCACGTCGTAATCGCCGAGGACCGCTGGGATGACCTCGAAAACATCAAGACGGCAATCAAGACCCGCCTCGACGAGGAATTCGGGATCGACCACTCAACGCTGGAGTTTGAACGCTCAGCAACCAAACATCGGGACGCCGACAGGTATGGTCATGGGTGA
- a CDS encoding L,D-transpeptidase, producing MKRANDMSVTRRAALLGAAASGLVLGTGRVVAQTNEGLATPAVRSNISGFRVASWQDHFDNLRNGAILCDIDSRAVQFWSEDENVYKLYPSSVPLTEELTRRGYTEIVRKVDGPSWRPTPSMKERNPEWPDFVGPGPDNPLGTHALYLSWQYYRVHGTGDTRKIGRQSSNGCIGLYNEHIEELFGLAEVGTQVKLF from the coding sequence ATGAAACGAGCGAACGACATGTCAGTCACGCGCAGGGCTGCGCTCCTGGGGGCCGCCGCAAGCGGCTTGGTTCTCGGAACCGGCAGGGTTGTGGCACAGACAAACGAGGGTCTGGCGACACCGGCGGTGCGAAGCAATATTTCCGGGTTTAGGGTTGCGTCCTGGCAAGATCATTTTGACAACCTGCGGAATGGCGCGATTCTCTGCGACATTGACTCCCGCGCGGTGCAGTTCTGGTCGGAAGACGAAAACGTCTACAAGCTTTACCCCTCCAGCGTCCCTCTTACGGAGGAGTTGACGCGGCGCGGTTACACCGAAATCGTTCGCAAGGTGGATGGCCCGAGCTGGCGACCTACGCCGTCGATGAAGGAGCGCAATCCCGAATGGCCGGATTTCGTTGGCCCTGGCCCCGACAATCCCCTTGGAACACACGCCCTTTATCTGTCATGGCAGTACTACCGCGTTCACGGCACAGGTGACACGCGCAAGATCGGTCGACAATCGTCGAACGGCTGCATCGGCCTCTACAATGAACATATAGAAGAGTTGTTTGGCTTGGCAGAGGTCGGTACTCAGGTTAAGTTGTTCTAA
- a CDS encoding lytic transglycosylase domain-containing protein translates to MVLIMESDGSLTPSRSQSGFARNYNDGVGLGSASDGLAILGETEAASELDSLRFAALAQPAPLPRADVLLGIEATALRYVGHPGLRRAGLSVTDWLALYRANIEVESAYRQNAVSSAGAIGLGQLMPATARDLGVDPHDALQNLDGSARYLTMMLESFGDPHLALAAYNAGPDAVRQYGGIPPYRETQNHVARVMAVVARLEGSNS, encoded by the coding sequence ATGGTCCTGATCATGGAGAGCGACGGCTCTCTGACCCCGTCGCGGTCTCAGAGCGGTTTTGCTCGAAACTACAATGACGGCGTTGGTCTGGGATCGGCGTCCGATGGTTTGGCCATTCTTGGTGAGACTGAAGCAGCTTCCGAACTTGACTCGCTGAGGTTTGCGGCACTCGCCCAGCCAGCACCCCTGCCCCGCGCAGACGTTCTCTTGGGCATCGAGGCAACAGCCCTGCGCTATGTCGGCCATCCCGGCCTGCGCCGCGCGGGACTGTCCGTCACGGATTGGCTGGCTCTCTACCGGGCGAATATCGAGGTGGAAAGCGCCTACAGGCAGAATGCCGTCTCGAGCGCGGGCGCCATTGGTCTGGGCCAATTGATGCCTGCTACTGCCCGAGATCTCGGTGTGGATCCTCATGACGCGCTGCAGAACCTCGACGGCTCCGCCCGCTACCTTACAATGATGCTGGAAAGCTTCGGCGATCCGCATTTGGCGCTGGCAGCCTACAACGCCGGGCCGGACGCCGTACGCCAGTACGGTGGCATTCCCCCTTACAGAGAAACCCAGAACCACGTGGCCCGCGTCATGGCCGTCGTGGCCCGATTGGAAGGATCAAATTCATGA
- a CDS encoding helix-turn-helix transcriptional regulator — protein sequence MAKTIRSTGQVALCQALVDARVKAGLGQKDLADRLRCHQSLIARLESGQRRVDVVELVVLARAIGFDPFEVLAIVEAATEPDHRI from the coding sequence GTGGCAAAGACAATCAGAAGCACGGGACAGGTGGCACTCTGCCAAGCATTGGTCGACGCCCGTGTCAAAGCGGGCCTTGGTCAGAAAGACTTGGCGGACAGGCTCAGATGCCACCAATCCCTTATTGCCCGTCTTGAAAGCGGCCAGCGCCGGGTCGACGTCGTCGAACTGGTCGTTTTGGCCCGCGCCATCGGCTTTGACCCGTTCGAAGTTCTGGCGATCGTTGAAGCCGCCACGGAGCCCGACCACAGGATTTGA
- a CDS encoding type IV secretion system DNA-binding domain-containing protein, whose translation MPRDDARDAALDARTMTPDWYARETRLAHMLPYVSLVDDQTVRTRVNELFRCIRLEGINSYTTDDAYLDKVTALFARIVAQLGPEFSYYVHKVSKGIKPDLDPIREDSFAGEVDRRWRAKLATSGLRDKTLTLTVIHRPPPKSLLPFLSRSAPDRLKEETRKRLQRLGEAVNVFLSGLTELKPRLLSAASGELVGFLGALNTGTELPLYPANTYGFLSFNVANTRVTFHGDHFELSEGVVGHRYGKSFTIGEYSEGTSCTMFDMLNLPVDMIVTHSFTPINSNLMAGRIKRQKRQMQASQDAALSLLEALDIAADDLEAKRQSFGEHHMVVTLFCETLEELQTLSAEIVNAAATEGVKMIGERVAAKAHYLSQHPGNQPKRVRASAVTNRNFADFAAFHRTQLGKPAALTPWGRVVTYLPTPEQSAYRFSYHEQGSPDKEPTSGHTLIMGRPGSGKSVLSAFLMTQARRAGARIFVFDYRLGMEMAVRANGGRYASLNAGQPTGLNPLWTETDARGTAWLSDWLATLLYRADKPLTPAQTNRIQEVVRQNAQASNPALRNWRDFASLFVSTDDGGDLHQRLLEWTEDGRYGWIFGQSLEDTFSLKGDVVGFDLTGILDSEADKERMAVLSYLFRRVEREIEDRRPTIIVIDEAWKALDNAYFAERLSNWLVTARKQNTVAVMMTQYASQLERTRTGKTIVEAVPTQILLPNIRANASDYAMLNLTEKELDVLLNTGSNSRLALIRDDQGSIVVDADLSALGPNLTILGGMEKGEALVGADYRDRPDFWRLS comes from the coding sequence ATGCCCCGTGATGACGCCCGTGATGCTGCGCTCGATGCCCGCACAATGACGCCAGACTGGTATGCGCGCGAGACCCGCCTCGCGCATATGCTGCCCTATGTGAGCCTCGTCGACGACCAGACCGTGCGGACCCGGGTGAACGAACTCTTCCGCTGCATCCGGCTCGAGGGGATCAACAGCTACACGACCGATGACGCCTATCTCGATAAGGTGACGGCGCTTTTTGCCCGCATCGTCGCGCAACTTGGGCCGGAATTCAGCTATTACGTCCACAAGGTCTCCAAGGGCATCAAACCTGATCTCGACCCCATCCGTGAGGACAGCTTCGCGGGCGAGGTGGACCGGCGCTGGCGTGCGAAACTCGCAACAAGCGGGCTGCGCGACAAGACGCTGACGCTCACCGTAATTCACCGCCCGCCTCCGAAAAGCCTCCTGCCGTTCCTGAGCCGCAGCGCGCCGGACCGACTGAAGGAGGAGACCCGCAAGCGCCTGCAGCGGCTGGGCGAGGCCGTGAACGTCTTCCTCTCGGGGCTCACCGAGCTCAAACCGCGCCTGCTGTCAGCCGCGTCGGGGGAGTTGGTGGGGTTTCTGGGCGCTCTGAACACAGGCACCGAGCTGCCGCTCTACCCGGCAAACACCTACGGCTTTTTGTCCTTCAACGTCGCCAATACCCGCGTGACGTTTCACGGCGACCATTTCGAGCTTTCCGAGGGCGTCGTGGGCCACCGCTACGGCAAGAGCTTCACCATCGGAGAATACTCGGAAGGCACCTCCTGCACCATGTTCGACATGCTGAACCTGCCGGTCGACATGATCGTGACCCACTCTTTCACGCCGATCAATTCGAACCTCATGGCGGGCCGCATCAAGCGGCAAAAGCGCCAGATGCAGGCCAGCCAGGATGCGGCCCTCTCGCTCCTGGAAGCGCTCGACATCGCCGCCGATGATCTCGAGGCCAAGCGCCAGAGCTTTGGCGAGCACCACATGGTCGTGACGCTCTTCTGCGAAACGCTCGAAGAGCTGCAGACCCTCAGCGCAGAGATCGTGAATGCCGCCGCGACCGAGGGCGTGAAGATGATCGGTGAGCGGGTCGCCGCAAAGGCGCATTACCTCAGCCAGCATCCCGGCAACCAGCCAAAGCGCGTGCGTGCCAGCGCCGTCACCAATCGCAACTTCGCGGATTTTGCGGCCTTCCACCGGACACAGCTCGGCAAACCTGCAGCGCTTACCCCTTGGGGCCGGGTCGTCACATATTTGCCCACGCCGGAGCAGAGCGCCTACCGGTTTTCCTATCACGAGCAGGGATCGCCCGACAAAGAACCGACCAGCGGCCATACCCTGATTATGGGGCGGCCCGGGTCCGGCAAATCGGTGCTGTCAGCCTTTCTGATGACCCAGGCCCGTCGCGCAGGGGCGCGGATCTTCGTCTTCGATTACCGTCTTGGCATGGAGATGGCGGTACGCGCCAATGGCGGGCGCTACGCCTCCCTGAACGCCGGTCAGCCCACGGGCCTCAACCCGCTCTGGACAGAGACCGATGCCCGCGGCACCGCCTGGCTCTCGGACTGGCTTGCCACCCTGCTCTACCGCGCTGACAAGCCCCTGACGCCCGCACAGACCAACCGCATCCAGGAAGTCGTGCGCCAGAATGCCCAGGCCTCCAATCCGGCCCTGCGGAACTGGCGGGATTTCGCATCGCTTTTTGTGTCTACGGATGACGGCGGCGATCTGCACCAGCGCCTGCTCGAGTGGACCGAAGACGGCCGCTATGGCTGGATCTTCGGGCAGAGCCTCGAGGACACGTTCTCGCTCAAAGGCGATGTGGTGGGCTTCGATCTGACCGGCATTCTCGACAGCGAGGCCGACAAGGAACGGATGGCGGTTCTCTCCTATCTTTTCCGCCGGGTCGAGCGCGAGATCGAGGACCGCCGCCCCACCATCATCGTGATCGACGAGGCCTGGAAGGCGCTCGACAACGCATATTTCGCCGAGCGGCTGTCGAACTGGCTGGTGACAGCGCGCAAGCAGAACACGGTTGCCGTGATGATGACGCAATACGCAAGCCAGCTCGAGCGCACCCGGACCGGCAAGACCATCGTCGAAGCCGTTCCGACGCAGATCCTGCTGCCCAATATTCGCGCCAATGCCTCGGACTACGCCATGCTGAACCTCACGGAGAAGGAGCTCGACGTCCTTCTCAACACGGGCAGCAACAGCCGCCTCGCACTGATCCGCGACGATCAGGGCTCAATCGTCGTCGATGCCGATCTGAGCGCCCTTGGGCCCAATCTCACCATCCTCGGCGGCATGGAAAAGGGAGAAGCGCTTGTCGGCGCCGATTACCGCGACCGCCCAGATTTTTGGAGGCTTTCATGA